The Artemia franciscana chromosome 18, ASM3288406v1, whole genome shotgun sequence genome includes a window with the following:
- the LOC136038645 gene encoding integrator complex subunit 10-like — protein sequence MLKAEDDEHYLIEKSKPGLSINDAEARAWALTAKSLIPRNFSLLHEAYWAEKTSKNAKESAKILSRIYMEFPNEPQFWNETKVVFCDLDNHLNTSTSKFHAELISHLHADVQQQILLQLIQTIENPVTQGKLTIILFEKFPQTVSGLWQKAVERLTKSELNAHVSPCNAYRKILIHDLLPLILKVKGAEIPQTLLLTLLQKAIEFYVSYLAKNDLVIKELSETESKLENPMQKLTWLLSLVSAKVGWKLGTEAFNIENKAQLCQILWSVCNPGTVTTTDKKENRFVELYYYTVFTLFKSLFEYLDLVGPTKKRDLWSEMPQVLLVHNLFVVPDLNSAAKRESPGNPILLTTPKLKNLSRRVTENFAAAISCWELLHNFDELRHQFAGLYESLRITSWPWFQTFMVDVLLYRSLYDEAAVSLNHLLAVATGNNKMCLNLKLASVLYISGKKTEAITNVLQLIPLLPPTDQTPLDYFELSMTTDGYSQRVLTFMNTTSTEILRFVVHMILSTYCDIGLSSCSDTVLGISLILLQFDWPRNSDLAEVIVDRIRSKGTFKYPLLPKYFINIDVLEEFMLMASDHGGNLLLDIFPNVSSQAKVSTRGGSKESKEDFKQAMFSLVAQCGRPLYKLLTSFLQDEKETIIQTLK from the coding sequence ATGTTGAAGGCAGAAGATGACGAGCATTACCTCATTGAAAAGTCAAAACCTGGACTGTCAATAAACGATGCTGAGGCTCGAGCATGGGCTTTAACTGCCAAATCTCTCATCCCTAGGAATTTTTCCCTTTTACACGAGGCATACTGGGCCGAGAAAACATCAAAGAATGCCAAAGAAAGTGCGAAAATTTTGTCAAGAATATATATGGAATTTCCAAACGAGCCACAATTCTGGAATGAAACGAAAGTTGTTTTCTGCGATCTTGATAACCATTTGAATACCTCGACTTCAAAATTTCATGCTGAATTAATTTCACACTTGCACGCTGATGTTCAACAGCAAATTCTACTACAGCTTATTCAAACAATTGAAAACCCAGTCACTCAGGGTAAACTAACAataattctttttgaaaaattccctcAAACAGTTAGTGGATTGTGGCAAAAAGCTGTAGAACGACTAACTAagtctgaattgaatgcacatGTATCTCCCTGTAACGCCTATAGGAAGATACTAATCCACGACTTGCTTCCTTTAATACTTAAAGTGAAAGGTGCTGAGATACCACAAACTCTGCTTTTAACACTTCTTCAAAAAGCGATTGAAttttatgtatcttacctagcAAAAAATGACTTAGTAATCAAAGAACTTTCCGAAACAGAATCAAAATTGGAGAATCctatgcaaaaattgacttggtTATTGTCATTAGTTAGTGCCAAAGTTGGCTGGAAGCTTGGTACAGAAGCTtttaacattgaaaataaagcaCAGTTGTGCCAGATACTTTGGTCTGTTTGTAATCCTGGAACTGTCACAACTACtgacaagaaagaaaataggtTTGTTGAATTGTATTATTATACCGTTTTCACGTTATTCAAATCATTATTTGAGTACCTTGATTTAGTTGGACCGACAAAGAAAAGAGATCTGTGGTCTGAAATGCCACAAGTGCTGCTAGTTCATAATCTTTTTGTAGTTCCGGATTTAAACTCAGCAGCAAAGAGGGAAAGTCCAGGTAATCCAATACTGCTAACTACACCTAAATTGAAAAACCTCAGTAGGCGAGTTACTGAAAATTTTGCTGCAGCAATAAGTTGTTGGGAGCTATTGCACAACTTTGATGAGTTGCGGCACCAGTTCGCAGGGCTATATGAAAGTCTGCGAATTACCTCATGGCCCTGGTTTCAAACATTTATGGTAGATGTCTTATTATATCGATCGTTATATGATGAAGCAGCTGTAAGCCTGAATCATCTTCTTGCTGTAGCAACAGGAAATAATAAGATGTGCCTAAATTTGAAGCTTGCCAGTGTTCTTTATATATCGGGGAAAAAAACTGAGGCTATAACCAATGTGCTGCAACTTATTCCTCTTCTTCCACCAACTGACCAAACACCTCTAGATTATTTTGAACTTAGTATGACCACCGATGGCTACTCCCAGCGTGTTTTGACTTTTATGAACACAACTTCTACAGAAATCTTGAGATTTGTTGTGCATATGATACTATCTACTTATTGTGATATAGGGTTATCCAGCTGCTCAGATACAGTGCTAGGAATCTCTCTTATCCTTCTTCAGTTTGACTGGCCAAGAAATTCAGACCTTGCTGAGGTCATCGTTGATAGAATAAGAAGCAAGGGTACTTTCAAATATCCTCTAttgccaaaatattttattaatattgatgTTCTTGAAGAGTTTATGCTTATGGCGAGTGACCATGGGGGAAATCTTCTTCTTGATATCTTCCCCAATGTCTCATCTCAAGCAAAAGTTTCCACTAGAGGTGGAAGTAAAGAATCAAAAGAGGATTTTAAACAGGCAATGTTTTCTCTTGTTGCACAATGTGGGAGACCATTATATAAATTGTTAACGAGTTTCTTAcaagatgaaaaagaaacaattattcagacattgaaataa